Proteins co-encoded in one Gopherus evgoodei ecotype Sinaloan lineage chromosome 4, rGopEvg1_v1.p, whole genome shotgun sequence genomic window:
- the KCNA4 gene encoding potassium voltage-gated channel subfamily A member 4: MEVAMVSADSSGCNSHMPYGYAVQARARERERLAHSRAAAAAAVAAATAAVEGGASLGGGSYHHYHQVQSGGASSSHSGNASHSNLFQCQNSRRRKRGRKRSHYLGSRDCGASFPCSELLPLSGSEEKILKDLSEEEEEDEGEDEEDEEEGKFFYSDEDDVDEFSYLDQPPDDGGGGGPGGYSTVRYSEYECCERVVINVSGLRFETQLKTLAQFPETLLGDPAKRGRYFDPLRNEYFFDRNRPSFDAILYYYQSGGRLKRPVNVPFDIFTEEVKFYQLGEEAMLKFREDEGFVKEEEDKALPDNEFKKQIWLLFEYPESSSAARGIAIVSVLVILISIVIFCLETLPEFRDNKELILSLGLGKGLFNETLHLDGGGHTIFNDPFFIVETVCIIWFSFEFTVRWFACPSKAVFIKNIMNIIDIVSILPYFITLGTELVQQQGSNGQQAMSFAILRIIRLVRVFRIFKLSRHSKGLQILGHTLRASMRELGLLIFFLFIGVILFSSAVYFAEADEPSTHFQSIPDAFWWAVVTMTTVGYGDMKPITVGGKIVGSLCAIAGVLTIALPVPVIVSNFNYFYHRETENEEQTQLTQNAVSCPYLPTNLLKKFRSSSSSSTEGKSEYLEMEEGVKESLCVKEKKCQDTGNDSETEKKNCVNSKSVETDV; encoded by the coding sequence ATGGAGGTTGCAATGGTGAGTGCAGATAGCTCCGGCTGCAATAGCCACATGCCCTATGGATATGCCGTCCAGGCTCGGGCTCGGGAGAGAGAACGACTGGCACACTCGAGGGCagcggcagctgctgctgtggcagcagcaACGGCGGCAGTAGAAGGTGGGGCCTCATTAGGAGGTGGATCCTATCACCACTACCACCAGGTACAGAGTGGGGGGGCTTCCTCTTCTCACAGTGGGAATGCATCACacagcaatttgttccagtgtcagAACAGTAGAAGGAGGAAACGAGGAAGAAAGAGAAGCCACTATCTGGGTAGCAGGGACTGTGGGGCCTCCTTCCCATGTTCTGAGCTGCTGCCTCTCAGTGGCTCTGAGGAGAAGATACTGAAGGACTtgagtgaggaggaagaggaggatgagggggaggatgaagaggatgaggaggaagGAAAGTTCTTCTACAGTGATGAGGATGATGTGGATGAGTTTTCGTATTTGGACCAACCACctgatgatggtggtggtggtggccctGGGGGCTACAGCACAGTACGCTACAGCGAGTATGAGTGCTGCGAACGGGTGGTGATCAATGTGTCAGGACTGCGGTTTGAGACTCAGCTGAAAACCTTGGCTCAGTTTCCTGAGACATTGCTTGGTGATCCTGCAAAGCGGGGCAGGTATTTTGACCCACTCAGGAATGAGTACTTCTTCGATAGGAACCGGCCCAGCTTTGATGCCATCCTGTACTACTACCAGTCTGGAGGCCGTCTGAAGAGGCCGGTCAATGTGCCCTTTGATATCTTCACTGAGGAAGTGAAATTCTATCAGCTTGGGGAGGAGGCCATGCTCAAGTTCAGGGAGGATGAAGGGTTCGTCAAAGAGGAAGAGGATAAGGCTTTGCCCGACAATGAGTTCAAGAAGCAGATCTGGCTGCTGTTTGAGTACCCAGAGAGTTCCAGTGCAGCCAGGGGCATTGCCATTGTCTCTGTCTTGGTCATCTTGATCTCCATTGTCATCTTCTGTCTGGAGACTTTGCCAGAATTCAGAGACAACAAGGAGCTCATATTGTCCCtgggcttggggaaggggcttTTCAATGAGACTCTACATCTGGATGGTGGGGGGCACACTATCTTCAATGACCCATTTTTCATTGTGGAGACAGTCTGCATCATCTGGTTCTCCTTTGAGTTTACAGTGAGATGGTTTGCCTGCCCCAGCAAAGCAGTCTTCATCAAGAACATCATGAACATCATAGACATTGTCTCCATCTTGCCTTACTTCATCACCCTGGGCACTGAGCTGGTCCAGCAGCAGGGCAGTAATGGTCAACAGGCCATGTCTTTTGCTATCCTGAGGATCATCCGTCTGGTCAGGGTGTTTCGCATCTTCAAGCTCTCCAGGCACTCTAAGGGTTTGCAGATCCTAGGTCATACACTCAGAGCCAGCATGAGGGAGCTGGGGCTCCtcatcttctttctttttattggagtcattttgttttccagtgcTGTTTACTTTGCAGAAGCTGATGAACCTTCCACTCATTTTCAAAGCATCCCAGATGCCTTTTGGTGGGCTGTAGTGACCATGACCACAGTTGGTTATGGGGACATGAAACCCATAACTGTGGGTGGGAAAATAGTCGGGTCCCTGTGTGCCATCGCGGGTGTGTTAACCATTGCTTTACCAGTGCCAGTGATTGTCTCCAATTTTAACTATTTCTATCACAGAGAGACTGAGAATGAAGAACAAACACAACTGACGCAAAATGCAGTCAGTTGTCCATACCTCCCAACTAATTTACTGAAGAAATTTAGAAGCTCATCTTCTTCTTCCACAGAGGGTAAATCAGAGTATTTGGAGATGGAAGAAGGAGTTAAAGAGTCTCTTtgtgtaaaggaaaaaaaatgtcaggACACAGGGAATGACAGTGAGACAGAGAAGAAAAACTGTGTAAATTCAAAATCTGTGGAAACTGATGTGTAA